A genomic stretch from Pseudomonas sp. MUP55 includes:
- a CDS encoding fimbria/pilus chaperone family protein codes for MTTTRSHTTAGLTALLLMLGNPAMADGMVPDTSVVIVHEADGEAAVSVTNTDSQLALLHVTLQDIPEDTEPLLVVTPPLSRVEASKSQLVRFILQNQQPLLTQRLKRAVFEGMPQGRAAIAAGHARVGVTVRQNLPVIVHPKGLALNRTPWTGLTWALHAGQLQVRNDTPYVVRLAQELLLLPGDGKAMLPRTYVLPGEALSVPASGGQATTVRLQPATVYGFAVKAYDAPIVL; via the coding sequence ATAACGACGACACGCTCACACACCACTGCCGGCCTGACCGCCCTGCTGCTGATGCTCGGCAATCCAGCCATGGCCGACGGCATGGTGCCCGACACCTCCGTGGTCATCGTGCATGAAGCCGATGGCGAAGCGGCGGTGTCGGTTACCAACACCGACAGCCAGCTCGCGCTGCTGCATGTCACGTTGCAGGACATACCCGAGGACACCGAGCCGCTGCTGGTAGTGACGCCGCCGCTGTCGCGGGTCGAAGCCTCCAAATCCCAGCTGGTGCGCTTCATTCTGCAAAACCAGCAACCGCTGCTCACCCAAAGGCTCAAGCGCGCGGTGTTCGAAGGCATGCCCCAGGGCCGCGCAGCCATTGCCGCCGGGCATGCCCGCGTGGGCGTGACCGTGCGCCAGAACTTGCCGGTGATCGTGCACCCCAAGGGCCTGGCGCTCAACCGCACGCCGTGGACCGGCCTGACCTGGGCCCTGCACGCCGGCCAGTTGCAGGTGCGCAATGACACGCCGTATGTGGTGCGTCTGGCGCAGGAGCTGCTGCTATTGCCCGGCGATGGCAAGGCGATGCTGCCGCGCACCTACGTGCTGCCGGGCGAAGCCTTGAGCGTGCCGGCCAGCGGTGGCCAGGCCACCACCGTCAGGCTGCAGCCGGCCACCGTGTACGGATTTGCGGTCAAGGCCTACGACGCACCGATCGTCCTCTGA
- a CDS encoding DUF1120 domain-containing protein produces the protein MAAHPLNTDGHGLRLPVPVLNRFIRYLVPLVCLAPLGEVHAASTVDLRVTGRVIPDACHIELTNGGSVDHGRIASHSLNPDEYTVLPSRTLELHVQCARPMLFALVGVDNRAESSMAPDFFYGLGRNIHAPTERLGSVALSYRNPVGDAQPMQVLASTSNGESWTPDPNAYPRSYMAFAPAGDRQPDFVSQLTVQLQVDTAINFSQQLTLDQEVPLDGSIVLDLRYL, from the coding sequence ATGGCCGCCCATCCCTTGAACACTGACGGGCATGGGCTGCGCCTACCTGTGCCGGTGCTGAACAGGTTCATCCGCTACCTGGTTCCCCTCGTCTGCCTCGCGCCCCTGGGCGAGGTCCATGCGGCTTCAACCGTCGACCTCAGGGTGACCGGCCGGGTCATACCGGATGCCTGCCATATCGAGCTGACCAATGGCGGCTCGGTTGACCACGGCAGGATTGCCTCGCATAGCCTCAACCCCGACGAGTACACCGTGCTGCCCAGCCGAACGCTCGAACTGCACGTGCAATGCGCTCGCCCGATGCTGTTTGCGCTGGTGGGCGTGGACAATCGTGCGGAGTCCTCGATGGCGCCGGATTTTTTCTACGGGCTGGGCCGCAACATCCACGCCCCCACTGAACGCCTTGGCTCGGTGGCGTTGTCCTATCGCAACCCAGTGGGCGACGCACAACCCATGCAGGTGTTGGCCTCCACCAGCAACGGCGAAAGCTGGACACCGGACCCCAACGCCTACCCCCGTTCCTATATGGCCTTCGCGCCGGCAGGCGACCGGCAACCGGACTTTGTCAGCCAATTGACCGTCCAGCTTCAGGTGGACACCGCCATCAACTTTTCGCAGCAATTGACCCTGGATCAGGAGGTCCCGCTTGACGGCTCCATTGTCCTGGACTTGCGCTACCTCTGA
- a CDS encoding DUF1120 domain-containing protein, with protein sequence MKTRLTALASSVLLLASATTLAASNVDLTVKGLIVPSACTPSFSGGGVIDHGKISAKDLNPDSYTIIGNHTLSMAVSCDAAIQFALHSVDNRAASGATSSYGLGFVNDSQKLGWYSLSLRNPVAEGGTVVQPIGSYDQGNTWFRENIWEPGMYMSVASMDDDTQPVAVKDLRLDLGVQTVINRADGLDLSNEVTIDGSATLEVKYL encoded by the coding sequence ATGAAAACCCGCCTGACCGCCCTGGCCAGCAGCGTCTTGCTGCTCGCCTCAGCCACCACCCTTGCCGCCTCCAACGTGGACCTCACCGTCAAGGGCCTGATCGTGCCCAGCGCCTGTACGCCCAGCTTTTCCGGGGGTGGCGTGATTGACCACGGCAAGATCTCCGCCAAGGACCTGAACCCGGACAGCTACACCATCATTGGCAATCACACCCTGAGCATGGCGGTCAGCTGCGACGCTGCGATCCAGTTCGCCTTGCACTCGGTCGACAACCGTGCAGCGTCGGGTGCCACGTCGAGCTACGGCCTGGGGTTTGTCAACGATAGTCAGAAGCTGGGCTGGTACTCCCTCAGCCTGCGCAATCCGGTTGCGGAAGGCGGGACAGTGGTGCAGCCCATCGGCTCCTATGACCAAGGCAACACCTGGTTCAGAGAAAATATCTGGGAGCCAGGCATGTACATGTCCGTAGCGTCCATGGATGACGACACCCAGCCTGTGGCAGTCAAGGATCTGCGCCTCGATCTGGGCGTGCAGACCGTGATCAACCGCGCCGACGGCCTGGACCTGAGCAACGAGGTCACCATCGACGGCTCCGCCACGCTCGAAGTGAAGTACCTGTAA
- a CDS encoding DUF1120 domain-containing protein: MKVFAPGLMGALLLCPSVFAASHTELLVQGAITPSACAPVISGAGTVDFGKVSVKDLNTQTYTELPRETMRLSVRCDGPTFFTLNTLDNRAGTAASHFSWHGLGTTPNDEKVGDAGLGLYLPVADGVPVRTITSRDGGVTWMPSVMLSHTLLTAVASSDGIVPIAVRELDAQIRLITHIAPAQSLTLTDEVPIDGHATVQVNYL, from the coding sequence ATGAAGGTTTTCGCACCCGGTTTGATGGGCGCCTTGCTGCTTTGCCCGAGCGTATTCGCCGCCAGCCATACCGAATTGCTTGTCCAGGGCGCCATCACGCCCAGCGCCTGCGCACCAGTGATTTCCGGCGCCGGCACTGTCGACTTCGGCAAAGTGTCGGTCAAGGACCTCAACACCCAGACCTACACCGAACTGCCCAGAGAAACCATGCGGCTGAGCGTGCGCTGCGACGGGCCAACGTTTTTTACCCTCAACACCCTCGACAACCGCGCGGGCACTGCCGCCAGCCACTTCAGCTGGCATGGTCTGGGCACCACGCCCAACGATGAAAAAGTCGGCGATGCCGGGCTCGGCCTTTACCTGCCGGTAGCCGACGGCGTTCCCGTACGCACCATTACCTCAAGGGATGGCGGCGTGACCTGGATGCCCTCCGTGATGCTCAGCCATACCTTGCTCACCGCCGTCGCCAGCAGCGACGGCATCGTGCCGATTGCGGTCCGGGAGCTGGACGCGCAAATCCGTCTGATCACCCACATCGCACCCGCCCAAAGCCTGACGCTCACCGACGAAGTCCCCATCGACGGCCACGCCACCGTACAAGTCAATTACCTCTAA
- a CDS encoding response regulator, with the protein MVSQEGSTAGPSRKPDPPVVPTRHWQHMNILVVEDHSAYRLLLGWMLQKLGLGHELAADGFMGLEAFTRRPFDLVICDCQMPFMDGYSMASAIREHERDQALNRVPIIALTANLQNDSPRRCHKAGMDAWLLKPLTLEQLHAVLMRWLPGSDAPQAGEQTAPVASWPTRDTLVATFGSDVIVDQLLEGLLVEAWEDLRVLRHACSAQDASLAAERLHRLVGSLAFLGGSDLEFTAVQLMEQVRSGEVASHTVQMELFQARLRVYLDYLASI; encoded by the coding sequence ATGGTTTCGCAGGAAGGTTCAACCGCAGGACCGAGCCGCAAACCAGATCCGCCTGTTGTCCCAACGCGTCATTGGCAGCACATGAATATCCTGGTGGTGGAGGACCACTCAGCCTACCGCCTGCTGTTGGGCTGGATGTTGCAGAAGCTGGGCCTGGGGCACGAGTTGGCTGCCGATGGGTTCATGGGACTGGAGGCGTTTACCCGCCGGCCCTTTGACTTGGTGATCTGCGATTGCCAGATGCCGTTCATGGATGGTTACAGCATGGCCAGCGCCATCCGCGAGCATGAGCGCGATCAGGCGTTGAACCGCGTACCGATCATTGCCTTGACCGCCAACCTGCAAAACGACAGCCCCCGGCGCTGTCACAAAGCGGGCATGGATGCCTGGTTGCTCAAACCACTGACGCTTGAACAACTGCACGCCGTGCTGATGCGCTGGTTGCCAGGCAGCGATGCTCCGCAAGCCGGCGAGCAGACTGCGCCAGTCGCGAGTTGGCCAACCCGTGACACGCTTGTCGCGACGTTTGGCAGCGACGTGATCGTCGATCAGTTACTGGAGGGTCTGCTGGTGGAGGCCTGGGAAGACTTGCGCGTCTTGCGCCATGCCTGTTCGGCCCAGGACGCCTCATTGGCTGCCGAGCGCCTGCATCGCCTGGTGGGGAGCCTGGCGTTTCTGGGCGGCAGCGACCTGGAATTCACCGCTGTTCAACTGATGGAGCAGGTCCGGTCTGGTGAGGTGGCTTCCCACACGGTGCAGATGGAGCTGTTCCAGGCACGCTTGCGCGTCTATCTCGACTATTTGGCCAGTATTTGA
- a CDS encoding response regulator transcription factor: MLRVIIADDHPIVRVGQRVVIEANGRCKVVGEADGPDQLLDVLSKNPCDVLVTDFAMPGGQQADGYGLLGLLHRQYPQVPVIVVTMFASIAILRAAFSHGVRGVVAKSASAKELPQAIKAVCAGQTFTSESLRLQLVESGVSDQSAQPRLSDKEREVVRMLASGMTVSQIAAQVNRSISTISKQKSTAMQRLSISTDVDLFAYARDTGMVP, encoded by the coding sequence ATGCTTCGAGTAATTATTGCTGACGATCACCCTATTGTTCGCGTCGGGCAAAGGGTCGTGATCGAGGCGAATGGAAGATGCAAAGTGGTCGGCGAGGCCGACGGTCCCGATCAGTTGCTTGACGTGTTGAGCAAAAACCCATGCGACGTGCTGGTCACGGACTTCGCCATGCCAGGCGGCCAGCAGGCCGATGGCTACGGTTTGTTGGGCCTGCTGCACCGCCAGTATCCGCAGGTGCCGGTGATTGTGGTGACGATGTTCGCCAGCATCGCCATCTTGCGTGCGGCTTTCTCCCATGGCGTTCGCGGCGTGGTCGCCAAGAGCGCGTCGGCCAAGGAGTTGCCCCAGGCGATCAAGGCCGTGTGTGCCGGCCAGACCTTCACCAGCGAATCCCTGCGCTTGCAGTTAGTGGAGTCGGGGGTGAGCGACCAGTCCGCGCAGCCCAGGTTGTCCGACAAAGAGCGCGAGGTGGTGCGCATGTTGGCCAGCGGCATGACCGTCAGCCAGATTGCGGCGCAGGTCAACCGCAGTATTTCCACGATCAGCAAGCAGAAAAGCACGGCCATGCAACGGTTGAGCATTTCCACCGATGTCGATCTGTTTGCTTATGCGCGCGATACGGGAATGGTGCCGTAG
- a CDS encoding nuclear transport factor 2 family protein, whose protein sequence is MSDAHNALITEFYSAFERLDAEAMAACYTQDVLFSDPAFGQLRGQDAGDMWRMLTTRAKDFSLTFDNVRSEGNEGSAHWVATYLFSATGNTVVNDIQARFVFRDGRICEHHDHFDLWRWSRQALGTKGLLLGWTPLVKNAVRAQARKGLKAFQAAR, encoded by the coding sequence ATGAGTGATGCCCATAACGCCCTGATCACTGAGTTCTACAGCGCCTTTGAGCGCCTGGACGCCGAAGCCATGGCCGCCTGTTATACCCAGGACGTGCTGTTCAGCGATCCGGCCTTCGGCCAATTGCGCGGGCAGGATGCCGGCGACATGTGGCGGATGCTCACCACGCGGGCCAAGGATTTTTCCCTGACCTTTGACAACGTGCGCAGCGAGGGCAATGAGGGCAGCGCGCACTGGGTGGCGACCTACCTGTTCAGCGCGACCGGCAATACGGTGGTCAACGATATTCAAGCGCGCTTTGTGTTTCGTGACGGCAGGATCTGCGAGCACCACGACCATTTCGACCTGTGGCGCTGGTCGCGTCAGGCGTTGGGCACCAAGGGCCTGTTGCTGGGCTGGACGCCCCTGGTGAAAAACGCCGTACGCGCCCAGGCGCGCAAAGGTTTGAAGGCATTCCAGGCCGCTCGTTGA
- a CDS encoding GIY-YIG nuclease family protein, with product MNTPESKPWFVYLVRAANGSLYCGISNDPVRRFATHQSGKGARFFLSSPAVALVYTEQCASKGEALRQERLIKKLKKSAKECLAASGPSR from the coding sequence GTGAACACGCCTGAATCCAAACCCTGGTTCGTCTACCTGGTACGCGCCGCCAATGGCTCGCTGTATTGCGGCATCAGCAATGACCCGGTGCGCCGGTTCGCCACGCATCAGAGCGGCAAGGGCGCGCGGTTCTTTCTTTCCAGCCCCGCCGTTGCGCTGGTGTACACCGAGCAATGCGCGAGCAAGGGCGAAGCGCTGCGCCAGGAACGCCTGATCAAGAAATTGAAGAAGAGCGCCAAGGAGTGCCTGGCGGCGAGCGGTCCATCACGCTGA
- a CDS encoding glutathione S-transferase family protein: protein MSELILHHYPTSPFAEKARLLLGFKGLSWHSVHISPVMPKPDLTALTGGYRKTPVLQVGADIYCDTALIARRLEQEKSSPALFPLGQEMITQTFATWADSVVFAHAVSLVFQPESVAVRFGKLPPEAIKAFMADRAALFSGGTASKLPAELAKQQWPAIMARLEQQLQREPGDFLFGEPTIADFALAHSLWFLKATPVTAPLVDAYPAVLAWLGRVQGFGHGTASPMTAEQALQIAREATPAALPDEVFEDLNGFTAGQQVTIAAIDYGVDPVAGELMFVGREALILRRTDERAGTVHVHFPRFGFRIQAQ, encoded by the coding sequence ATGTCTGAACTCATCCTGCACCATTACCCGACGTCGCCGTTTGCGGAAAAAGCTCGGCTGCTGCTGGGCTTCAAAGGCTTGTCCTGGCATTCGGTACACATCTCGCCAGTGATGCCCAAGCCCGACCTGACGGCCTTGACCGGCGGCTACCGGAAAACCCCGGTGCTGCAGGTCGGCGCGGACATCTATTGCGACACCGCCTTGATCGCCCGGCGCCTGGAGCAGGAAAAATCTTCGCCGGCGCTGTTCCCCCTGGGCCAGGAAATGATCACCCAGACCTTCGCCACCTGGGCCGACAGCGTCGTGTTCGCTCACGCCGTCAGCCTGGTGTTCCAGCCCGAGTCGGTGGCGGTGCGGTTTGGCAAGTTGCCGCCGGAAGCGATCAAGGCGTTTATGGCCGACCGCGCCGCGCTGTTCAGCGGGGGCACGGCAAGCAAGCTGCCGGCCGAACTGGCCAAGCAGCAATGGCCGGCGATCATGGCGCGCCTGGAGCAACAGTTGCAGCGCGAACCGGGGGACTTTCTGTTTGGCGAACCGACGATTGCCGACTTTGCCCTGGCTCACTCGCTGTGGTTTCTCAAGGCCACCCCGGTGACCGCGCCGTTGGTGGATGCCTATCCGGCCGTGTTGGCGTGGCTGGGGCGCGTGCAGGGCTTTGGCCATGGCACCGCCAGCCCGATGACGGCGGAGCAGGCGTTGCAGATCGCCCGCGAGGCCACGCCTGCGGCTTTGCCGGATGAAGTGTTCGAGGACCTCAATGGCTTTACGGCCGGCCAGCAGGTCACGATTGCGGCGATTGACTACGGCGTCGATCCGGTGGCTGGAGAGCTGATGTTTGTCGGGCGCGAAGCCTTGATCCTGCGCCGCACCGACGAGCGCGCCGGCACGGTGCATGTGCATTTCCCACGCTTTGGTTTCCGCATTCAGGCGCAATAG